The Sedimentisphaera salicampi genome includes a region encoding these proteins:
- a CDS encoding LamG-like jellyroll fold domain-containing protein, giving the protein MKRYFFLLTAFLFISSPMFSAQLLRHWSLDEASLNYDGGKWSGTEEDISKTAGRLFGFAEFSDIGQSGAGLIGNKGAPGSNDLAYDFQTDPSIGGVATQVYGALPETGDFTLEVWIKTSSPHTSQGHIFSNSSNQPGRASLYIQNGKASFWADGFSSALSSVSNVDDGQWHKVSAARSGENFYLKIDERLEAWSEEKGIIFDQNTFWMIGRQRSWAGNYEGMVSDVKVYDEALFGSPQQIEYSTPENGFQFADPSAAALSWEAPKGVDVMEYRVYFSEDFQAVSDLSSDEALADTIPAGQERTYSPEGLEFNTTYYWRIDAETSGGEAVQGRISSFRTEPLDIPGQVIAHSPKSSGIYIGSPAIAILPSGEYVVKFCEFGPGSTFDTSLIYISSDKGKNWKLVNRYKGMFWSNLFLHNSELYQMGASKRYGQCVIRKSSDGGRTWTTPQDENSGIILPDSQYHTAAVPMVVSNGRIWRAMEDGQNGTKWGERFRAFVMSAPLDSNLLKASSWTATNRIAYNENWLGGEFGGFLEGNAVLTPDGQVVNILRVDYRDVPEKAAIIRVSEDGETASFDPENDFITFPGGCKKFTIRRDPVTNRCWTLSNAVLPQHEGGNVERTRNAQVLMSSENLREWTEHKVVLYHEDVSNHGFQYLDWRFEGDDIVAASRTAYDDGLGGADNQHNSNFITFHRFEDFRGPHRPYIKSQPEDSLQTPAGRDISFEITVNNGADSFTWYKKNSNGSDLKISAGGRFSLESGSGSSQLTIESISNEDEGEYYCVAENSAGQVRSEPAKLTIDKQACTAASLMKLNLQRQSGFWSGVIDSAYQSFAHFSGFSENDELTHSGLIVLGRTR; this is encoded by the coding sequence ATGAAAAGATATTTTTTTCTTCTCACAGCATTTCTCTTTATCAGCTCTCCTATGTTTTCAGCGCAGCTCCTCCGCCACTGGAGCCTCGATGAAGCCTCGCTCAATTACGACGGGGGAAAATGGAGCGGAACTGAAGAAGATATAAGCAAAACAGCAGGAAGGCTCTTCGGTTTTGCAGAATTCAGCGATATAGGTCAGTCCGGAGCGGGTTTGATAGGCAATAAAGGAGCACCGGGAAGCAATGATCTGGCATATGATTTCCAAACCGATCCTTCAATCGGCGGAGTGGCAACGCAGGTTTACGGCGCACTGCCCGAGACGGGCGATTTTACGCTTGAAGTTTGGATCAAAACTTCATCCCCGCACACCTCTCAAGGACATATCTTCAGCAACAGCAGTAATCAGCCCGGCAGGGCATCTCTTTATATTCAAAACGGCAAGGCCTCTTTCTGGGCAGACGGCTTCAGCTCAGCCCTGAGCTCTGTAAGCAATGTTGACGACGGCCAATGGCACAAAGTTTCCGCTGCGAGAAGCGGCGAGAATTTCTACCTCAAAATAGACGAAAGATTGGAGGCGTGGTCTGAAGAAAAGGGAATCATCTTCGATCAAAACACCTTCTGGATGATTGGCAGGCAGCGGTCTTGGGCAGGAAATTATGAAGGTATGGTTTCTGATGTGAAGGTGTACGACGAGGCGCTTTTTGGAAGCCCTCAGCAGATTGAATACTCCACTCCTGAAAACGGTTTTCAGTTTGCAGACCCTTCAGCAGCAGCTCTGAGCTGGGAGGCTCCCAAAGGAGTTGATGTGATGGAATACAGAGTGTATTTCAGCGAGGATTTTCAAGCTGTTTCGGATTTATCAAGCGATGAGGCTTTAGCAGACACTATCCCCGCAGGGCAGGAGAGAACATACAGCCCTGAAGGCCTTGAATTCAACACTACTTATTACTGGCGCATTGATGCAGAGACTTCAGGCGGCGAAGCGGTGCAGGGGCGCATAAGCAGCTTCCGCACAGAGCCGCTCGATATCCCCGGGCAGGTGATTGCTCATTCGCCTAAATCAAGCGGTATATATATCGGCTCCCCGGCAATTGCAATCCTTCCCAGCGGCGAGTATGTTGTGAAGTTTTGCGAATTCGGCCCGGGTTCTACATTCGATACAAGCCTTATATACATCTCAAGCGATAAAGGAAAAAATTGGAAGCTCGTAAACAGATACAAAGGGATGTTCTGGTCTAACCTTTTCCTGCATAATTCGGAGCTGTATCAAATGGGAGCAAGCAAAAGATATGGGCAATGCGTTATCAGAAAATCTTCCGACGGCGGCCGCACTTGGACAACGCCGCAGGATGAAAACAGCGGGATAATTCTGCCCGATTCCCAGTACCATACAGCCGCAGTGCCGATGGTTGTGAGCAACGGCAGAATCTGGCGGGCAATGGAAGACGGGCAGAACGGAACAAAATGGGGTGAGCGTTTCAGGGCGTTTGTTATGAGCGCACCCTTAGATTCGAATCTGCTCAAGGCCTCAAGCTGGACAGCCACAAACAGAATCGCCTACAACGAAAACTGGCTCGGCGGCGAATTCGGCGGATTTCTCGAAGGCAATGCCGTGCTCACGCCGGACGGGCAGGTCGTGAATATCCTGAGGGTGGATTATCGAGACGTTCCCGAGAAGGCGGCGATTATCCGTGTATCAGAAGACGGAGAGACTGCCTCATTCGATCCCGAAAATGATTTTATCACCTTCCCGGGCGGGTGCAAAAAATTCACAATCCGCCGAGACCCTGTTACAAACCGCTGCTGGACACTTTCCAACGCGGTGCTTCCGCAGCATGAGGGCGGGAACGTGGAGCGTACACGAAATGCTCAGGTGCTTATGTCTTCAGAGAATCTGCGTGAATGGACAGAGCACAAGGTTGTTTTGTATCACGAAGATGTGAGCAATCACGGATTCCAGTATCTCGACTGGCGATTTGAAGGCGATGATATCGTGGCCGCTTCCAGAACTGCCTATGACGACGGCCTCGGCGGCGCGGACAACCAGCACAACTCGAATTTTATTACGTTCCACAGATTCGAAGATTTCCGCGGGCCTCACCGGCCGTACATAAAATCTCAGCCGGAAGATTCCCTTCAAACCCCGGCAGGCAGAGATATTTCTTTCGAGATTACTGTAAACAACGGCGCCGATTCTTTTACGTGGTATAAGAAAAACTCTAACGGCAGTGATTTAAAAATCTCAGCCGGCGGGCGATTTTCTTTAGAATCAGGCTCCGGCAGCTCCCAGCTTACAATAGAATCAATCTCGAATGAAGATGAAGGCGAGTATTACTGCGTTGCGGAAAACTCCGCAGGACAGGTTCGCTCTGAACCGGCCAAACTCACCATCGACAAACAAGCCTGCACCGCTGCAAGTTTGATGAAACTGAATCTTCAGCGGCAGAGTGGATTCTGGAGCGGCGTAATTGATTCGGCTTATCAAAGCTTTGCCCATTTCTCCGGCTTTTCAGAAAATGACGAGCTCACGCACTCTGGCTTAATAGTTTTAGGCAGAACAAGGTAG
- a CDS encoding dihydrodipicolinate synthase family protein encodes MVLEKDKQYKGIIPPLVTPLESHEKLDTEKLGRLIEHIIAGGVSGLFILGTTGEAASLSLRMKKEVIQRSCRIINQRLLVLAGITTTSITDTLELAREAEENGADAVVVCAPYYFPITQNELCEYIKDLHEKIELPIFLYNMPSCTKTVFEIETLRKLTELPGIIGVKDSSADMDYFRRVLELKAVRPDWSVMIGPEMLLDEAVASGANGGITGGANIYPNLFARFFQSLEAKDAAASEYCKSLVAQMAENIYEPSYISGLKYALYEKNLCPDFIASPLLPADKIQRERIKKFLSENNEELSSIGCDYSAIEQNK; translated from the coding sequence ATGGTTTTAGAAAAAGACAAACAGTACAAGGGAATAATCCCGCCGCTGGTTACACCGCTGGAGTCTCATGAAAAGCTTGATACAGAAAAGCTGGGCAGACTCATAGAACACATAATCGCAGGCGGTGTGAGCGGTCTTTTTATTCTCGGAACAACCGGCGAGGCAGCGAGCCTCAGCCTGCGGATGAAAAAAGAGGTAATTCAGCGAAGCTGCAGAATTATAAACCAGCGGCTGCTGGTGCTTGCGGGGATCACAACTACATCAATTACAGACACGCTTGAGCTTGCGCGAGAGGCTGAAGAGAACGGAGCGGACGCTGTAGTTGTATGTGCGCCTTACTATTTCCCCATCACACAGAACGAGCTCTGTGAATACATCAAAGACCTTCACGAAAAAATAGAGCTGCCTATTTTTCTCTACAATATGCCCAGCTGCACTAAGACGGTTTTCGAGATTGAAACGCTCAGAAAACTCACAGAGCTGCCCGGTATAATCGGAGTGAAAGACAGCTCTGCGGACATGGATTATTTCCGCCGGGTTTTAGAGCTCAAGGCTGTCCGTCCGGACTGGTCTGTAATGATTGGGCCGGAAATGCTGCTTGATGAGGCTGTAGCTTCGGGGGCAAACGGCGGAATCACAGGCGGGGCGAATATTTACCCTAACCTTTTTGCAAGATTCTTCCAGTCTTTAGAAGCTAAAGATGCAGCTGCATCTGAATACTGTAAAAGTCTTGTAGCTCAAATGGCTGAAAACATTTATGAGCCAAGCTATATCTCAGGCCTTAAATATGCTCTATACGAGAAAAATCTGTGTCCGGATTTCATTGCCAGCCCTCTTCTGCCGGCAGATAAAATTCAAAGAGAGCGGATTAAGAAATTTCTTTCTGAAAACAATGAAGAGCTCAGCAGTATAGGCTGTGATTATTCTGCCATTGAGCAGAATAAATAG
- a CDS encoding LamG-like jellyroll fold domain-containing protein: protein MVKKFCFTFSFILLFAGISGASLKHHWPLDETTLDYDGTWIGAKELITGIEGKMFGYASESDVTQSGIKLLGNPGPQGGSDYAYDLETDGGIGGVATQVYGALPATSDFTAVIWFKTSLPHASQGHIFSNNSGQAGRCNLFIHNSMLGLWADGFSSTLSSEEAVDDGNWHEATFSRKGSTFYLFLDGTLQDTGDFPGVSIDQSTFWMMGRQRSWGGDYEGMVSDVKVYDTNYTQVSTGAWNPAPAAEQIEVGTPNNGGLDVQLSWQTARDPENPDAVNPDVNVHYLYLSDNQNTSSDPNLYLFDTIPVTGDKDTLQTKTLSLDYDGHYYWKVEEGLDDGAGGTYPAGSENNIDGLKWRFETLASVPLLTDPSDQMVDPGETAAFSVEIDSLGPVNQWNWYKQGDPDTLVDDSDSDITITNTQTSSTLEIADADEADGGFYYFEAVNDGGQSEPTTAAELRVKALIGHWKLDGTAADSSGNGNNGTVQAVEGGSNPQWVDGFDGQAFYPDEQYYVQIPHDSIFNVLDSLTVSVWVKGGIMNPNCPFVAKHEFISGWMLNRTGSAGNARFIARDAANYHRYGPFAIGSTDLQDEQWHQVVGVLDSANGHYRIYVDGVLEDTQPYDHTQMVFNDAPILIGASQFNDAINGFALNAALDDVKIYNYAKDPVEVAQDYTSMAGGEICVERPALDISGEAGEPDCVVDMWDLLELSENWLDCALVPECYLY, encoded by the coding sequence ATGGTTAAGAAATTTTGTTTTACTTTCAGTTTCATCTTGCTGTTTGCCGGTATATCAGGTGCTTCGCTGAAGCATCACTGGCCGCTTGATGAAACCACTCTGGATTACGACGGGACATGGATTGGTGCTAAAGAGCTTATTACCGGCATCGAGGGGAAAATGTTTGGCTATGCAAGCGAGAGTGATGTAACTCAGAGCGGAATTAAGCTGCTCGGCAATCCAGGCCCTCAAGGAGGAAGCGATTACGCCTACGATTTGGAAACCGACGGCGGAATCGGGGGAGTTGCTACTCAGGTTTACGGCGCACTGCCTGCCACAAGCGATTTTACTGCTGTTATCTGGTTTAAGACATCTCTGCCCCACGCCTCACAGGGGCATATCTTCAGCAACAACAGCGGCCAGGCCGGAAGGTGCAATCTTTTCATTCACAACAGTATGCTTGGTTTGTGGGCAGACGGATTCTCCAGCACGCTTTCAAGCGAAGAGGCCGTGGACGACGGCAACTGGCACGAGGCAACTTTCTCAAGAAAAGGTTCAACCTTTTATCTCTTCCTCGACGGCACCCTTCAGGATACCGGCGATTTCCCGGGCGTGAGCATTGATCAGAGCACATTCTGGATGATGGGGCGTCAGCGAAGCTGGGGCGGCGATTACGAAGGAATGGTATCTGACGTGAAGGTTTACGATACAAACTATACGCAGGTTTCAACCGGTGCTTGGAATCCAGCTCCTGCCGCTGAACAGATTGAAGTGGGTACTCCCAATAATGGCGGACTGGATGTACAGCTGAGCTGGCAAACAGCCAGAGACCCTGAAAACCCGGATGCTGTGAACCCCGATGTAAACGTGCATTATCTGTATCTCAGCGACAATCAGAACACCTCCTCAGACCCGAATCTTTATCTGTTTGACACGATACCGGTTACAGGCGATAAAGACACTCTTCAGACTAAAACATTGAGCCTCGATTACGACGGCCATTATTACTGGAAGGTTGAGGAAGGGCTTGATGACGGCGCAGGCGGGACATATCCTGCCGGCAGCGAAAACAACATTGATGGGTTGAAGTGGAGATTTGAAACGCTCGCCTCTGTTCCTCTTTTAACAGATCCTTCAGATCAAATGGTTGACCCGGGAGAAACAGCAGCATTCTCAGTTGAGATCGATTCGCTCGGCCCAGTAAACCAGTGGAACTGGTATAAACAGGGCGATCCGGATACGCTGGTTGACGATTCTGATTCTGATATCACAATCACAAACACTCAAACCTCCAGCACGCTCGAAATAGCAGACGCAGACGAAGCTGACGGCGGCTTCTACTACTTTGAGGCAGTAAACGACGGAGGCCAGTCAGAGCCCACAACAGCTGCAGAACTCAGGGTTAAAGCACTTATAGGGCACTGGAAATTAGACGGCACAGCGGCTGATTCCAGCGGCAACGGCAACAACGGTACTGTTCAAGCTGTAGAAGGCGGAAGTAATCCGCAATGGGTAGATGGCTTCGACGGACAGGCTTTTTATCCTGACGAGCAATATTATGTGCAGATTCCGCACGATTCGATATTCAATGTGCTCGACAGCCTCACTGTTTCGGTATGGGTTAAGGGCGGCATTATGAATCCGAACTGCCCGTTTGTTGCAAAGCACGAATTCATTTCCGGATGGATGCTCAATCGTACCGGTTCAGCAGGCAATGCCCGCTTTATTGCAAGGGATGCTGCGAACTACCACCGCTACGGGCCTTTTGCTATCGGCTCAACTGACCTTCAGGATGAGCAGTGGCATCAGGTAGTTGGCGTGCTTGATTCGGCGAACGGTCATTACAGAATTTATGTTGACGGTGTGCTTGAAGATACCCAGCCATACGACCATACGCAGATGGTATTCAACGATGCGCCAATACTGATCGGCGCTTCACAGTTTAATGATGCAATAAACGGTTTTGCTCTGAATGCAGCACTGGATGATGTTAAAATCTATAACTATGCCAAAGATCCTGTTGAAGTTGCACAAGACTATACATCGATGGCAGGCGGAGAAATATGCGTTGAAAGGCCTGCATTAGATATCTCAGGCGAGGCGGGCGAGCCCGACTGCGTTGTGGATATGTGGGACCTCCTCGAGCTTTCTGAAAACTGGCTCGACTGCGCATTAGTACCGGAATGCTATTTGTACTAA
- a CDS encoding sodium:solute symporter has protein sequence MKVETYFTGADWVILALYFVLTMGIGFYFYRKSRSVEGFTAASRALPGWACGLSIFATYLSSISFLGLPGKSFGGNWNPFVFSLSIPVATWIAVKFFLPYYRRTGEVSAYAHLEHRFGTWARMYASFFYVLTQLARMGVVMYLMALPLSVLLGKDIRLIILVTGLSVTVYSFVGGIAAIIWADALQAIVLMVGAVACSAIMLFNMPEGPAQVFEIAAANDKFSLGSFGPSLTNATFWVVLVYGVVINLQNFGIDQSYIQRYIASKNTKEARKSIWLGGLLYLPVSAVFFFIGTQLYAYYQTHPEYMQEVRYTVAEQQLLRENVSESDAGFREMLDERAESVTISEMGDKVFPHFIGKQLPVGVTGLLIAAIFAAAMSTVSTSLNSSATLIATDWYQRFINKKSTEKQSMLAIYTATILWGLLGTGTALLLVNITSALDAWWTLAGIFGGGMLGLFLLGLISRRANSPIAAASVIMGLIVIAYMTLSPKIGALPDHLKSHLHSFLIPVFGTMVILVSGLLISRFVKRKA, from the coding sequence ATGAAAGTTGAAACGTATTTCACCGGCGCAGACTGGGTGATTCTCGCTCTCTATTTTGTGCTCACTATGGGAATCGGTTTCTACTTCTACCGAAAAAGCAGATCGGTGGAGGGTTTTACAGCAGCAAGCAGAGCTCTGCCCGGCTGGGCTTGCGGACTTTCAATATTCGCCACCTACTTGAGCAGCATAAGTTTTCTCGGGCTCCCGGGCAAATCGTTCGGCGGAAACTGGAACCCGTTTGTATTCAGCCTTTCGATTCCTGTGGCAACGTGGATTGCTGTGAAGTTTTTCCTGCCCTACTACAGAAGGACGGGGGAAGTCTCAGCGTATGCGCACCTTGAACACCGATTCGGAACGTGGGCGAGGATGTACGCAAGCTTCTTCTACGTGCTTACTCAGCTTGCACGTATGGGGGTTGTGATGTATCTGATGGCTTTGCCTCTGAGCGTGCTTCTTGGTAAAGATATAAGGCTTATCATCCTTGTTACAGGTCTCTCTGTTACGGTTTATTCATTCGTTGGCGGTATTGCAGCGATTATCTGGGCAGATGCGCTTCAGGCTATTGTTCTGATGGTTGGTGCGGTTGCCTGCTCGGCCATAATGCTTTTTAATATGCCCGAAGGTCCTGCACAGGTATTTGAGATAGCTGCGGCTAATGATAAATTCAGCCTCGGAAGCTTCGGGCCATCGCTCACCAACGCAACTTTCTGGGTTGTACTGGTTTATGGAGTGGTGATAAATCTTCAGAATTTCGGTATAGACCAAAGCTATATCCAGCGCTACATCGCCTCTAAAAACACGAAAGAAGCGAGAAAAAGCATCTGGCTCGGCGGCCTTCTTTATCTGCCGGTATCAGCGGTATTCTTCTTCATAGGAACTCAGCTTTATGCCTACTATCAAACTCACCCTGAGTATATGCAGGAAGTTAGATATACTGTAGCAGAGCAGCAGCTTTTAAGAGAAAACGTCTCTGAGAGCGACGCAGGGTTTAGAGAGATGCTTGATGAAAGGGCTGAGTCTGTTACTATTTCTGAAATGGGAGACAAGGTATTTCCGCACTTCATCGGCAAACAGCTCCCCGTAGGCGTAACGGGGCTTTTGATTGCCGCTATATTTGCAGCAGCGATGAGTACTGTATCAACGAGTTTGAACTCCTCTGCAACATTGATCGCAACGGACTGGTATCAGCGATTTATCAATAAAAAATCCACCGAGAAGCAGTCTATGCTTGCCATCTACACCGCAACAATCCTCTGGGGACTCTTGGGAACTGGAACAGCGCTTCTGCTGGTGAACATAACCAGCGCGCTTGATGCGTGGTGGACGCTGGCAGGTATATTCGGAGGCGGTATGCTCGGGCTCTTCCTGCTCGGGCTGATAAGCAGAAGGGCAAACAGCCCAATCGCTGCTGCGTCAGTGATAATGGGGCTGATAGTTATAGCATATATGACATTATCACCAAAGATTGGAGCGCTTCCGGATCACCTGAAAAGCCATCTGCATTCCTTCCTTATTCCCGTATTCGGAACGATGGTAATACTTGTATCAGGGCTGCTGATAAGCAGATTTGTAAAAAGAAAGGCTTAA
- a CDS encoding LacI family DNA-binding transcriptional regulator — protein sequence MTKNKQVTIRQLSKELGVSISTISSVLNNRHEERRISPDTVKRVKEAAREIGYLPNISARMLRSYSSSKYPITIAVLTSFQAPLPLISSVITTLQKVGNEDEYKDINFNVTVDMFEAGELKKLPGLLDGTRFNAALIANTIPTDDEFLSENVISSPVVFIGRDIPHYSSVKTVAHMTGRQAADILYSSGSKDPVILYSKILTQTTIARIEGFREDAERLSGNKPIELVAEGFTEKHGYEAMKNFLDSGGKIDGLYTITDSLAVGSYLAVKKKGLKIPEDITVIGTGDSSVSPYIDPPLSTFTRSQHNLHEEAVRLLFKQIKGTITMPTQVVVPVMPVLRESTRRGSITNFEMGI from the coding sequence ATGACTAAAAACAAACAGGTAACAATAAGGCAGCTTTCCAAGGAGCTCGGGGTCTCGATATCAACGATTTCCTCAGTGCTTAACAACAGGCACGAGGAACGAAGGATATCGCCGGACACTGTGAAGAGGGTTAAAGAGGCTGCCCGCGAAATTGGCTACCTCCCGAATATCTCTGCGAGGATGCTTCGATCTTACAGCTCCAGCAAATATCCTATCACAATAGCTGTTCTAACATCTTTTCAGGCTCCTTTGCCGCTTATAAGCTCAGTTATAACTACTCTCCAGAAAGTGGGCAATGAAGACGAATACAAGGATATAAACTTCAACGTTACAGTAGATATGTTTGAGGCAGGCGAGCTCAAGAAGCTTCCGGGGCTTCTGGACGGAACAAGATTCAATGCCGCCTTAATCGCAAACACTATACCTACTGATGATGAATTTCTCTCCGAAAACGTAATCAGCTCTCCCGTAGTATTTATAGGACGTGACATCCCGCACTACTCCTCAGTTAAGACAGTTGCGCATATGACAGGCCGGCAGGCAGCGGACATCCTTTATTCCTCCGGCAGCAAAGATCCTGTAATACTTTATTCAAAGATTCTCACCCAAACCACAATAGCACGTATTGAAGGGTTCAGGGAAGATGCAGAGAGATTGAGCGGAAATAAGCCGATAGAATTAGTGGCGGAAGGCTTCACCGAAAAACATGGATACGAAGCGATGAAAAACTTTCTTGATTCCGGCGGGAAAATCGACGGGCTCTACACAATCACCGATTCGCTTGCAGTAGGCTCATATCTCGCTGTTAAGAAAAAAGGGCTGAAAATCCCGGAAGATATAACTGTTATAGGAACTGGTGATTCTTCCGTTTCTCCCTACATAGACCCTCCTCTAAGCACTTTCACAAGATCTCAGCACAATCTTCACGAAGAAGCAGTGAGGCTGCTTTTCAAACAAATCAAAGGCACTATTACAATGCCCACTCAGGTGGTCGTTCCTGTTATGCCTGTGCTGAGAGAATCCACCAGAAGAGGCAGCATCACAAACTTCGAAATGGGGATTTAA
- a CDS encoding LamG-like jellyroll fold domain-containing protein, translating into MNKTVLTLIIFACGIFAGASQAELTAWWPLDEQAGPAYEIASDYPNGSIIGSPVFRAEQGPTGTNDWAYSFEGTASGVQTGIAELVPAQGDFTITAWIKTSDPHTSQAQLVSNNIWPNPGRCALGLQSGNSTFWAEGFTSGVITSTTNVSDGQWHEVSVSRIGSMFYMLVDRVVEDTYENASVSIDQTTNWRIAQRPDGTSLFNGLIADVKVYDTGYDEIYYPASNPSPSVGAENVDLNASLEWKEGVDPSDISQPNPDVKKYYLLGNFSDPSSSELQHIATLDLGDTTYGDQAGEELNLQLDETYYWRVDEAVEQSPGVLYPAGDPNNIVGGTWTFTAQSSVPVITQQPEDVLLDAEGDDGVFEAAAESESPMSYAWYKSDDFANDTFADDVQVGGNSAVLTVSSAQIDDEGFYYCELNNSSGTPVYTSPARLAVKRQLAYWTMDEEDFDSTYYLDMSTEDPVMHNADPNGTPAFVSTGIQGDAVSVDSVNSYADAGTFDPSRYSDQITISAWVRAEGTIWTGGGNGIVTKADESGRRWMLMIRSGDGGHAGTGWIRFSTYNGGDIWVGPDAAPKDEWTHIAAVVDGSGTGKVYLNGILAGQDSGWNWGTAESAKIWIGKHFADTFPGDIDDVKIYNYALSELDIALEYTGITGESICLESQRPSSQFDVNGDCIVNFEDFTEYAAQWLDCGLVPSCLD; encoded by the coding sequence ATGAATAAAACGGTTTTAACATTAATAATATTTGCATGCGGGATTTTTGCAGGTGCTTCGCAGGCGGAATTAACGGCTTGGTGGCCTTTGGATGAACAGGCCGGCCCCGCCTATGAAATCGCCTCCGATTACCCAAACGGTTCAATTATTGGTTCGCCGGTTTTCAGGGCAGAGCAAGGCCCAACAGGCACCAACGACTGGGCATACAGCTTTGAAGGGACAGCAAGCGGAGTTCAAACCGGAATCGCTGAGCTTGTGCCTGCTCAGGGGGATTTCACGATAACCGCTTGGATTAAAACAAGCGATCCCCACACTTCGCAGGCGCAGTTAGTAAGCAATAATATATGGCCAAATCCGGGACGCTGCGCATTGGGTTTGCAAAGCGGCAATTCAACTTTCTGGGCTGAAGGCTTCACCTCAGGTGTGATAACCTCCACTACTAACGTAAGCGACGGGCAGTGGCACGAAGTGAGCGTTTCACGTATAGGCAGTATGTTTTATATGCTTGTTGACAGAGTGGTAGAGGATACTTACGAAAACGCATCAGTAAGCATAGACCAGACAACAAACTGGCGAATTGCCCAGAGACCAGACGGCACATCTTTATTTAACGGGCTTATTGCTGATGTGAAGGTTTATGACACCGGCTACGATGAAATTTATTACCCCGCTTCTAATCCTTCACCTTCAGTAGGTGCGGAAAACGTTGACTTAAACGCTTCTCTTGAATGGAAGGAAGGCGTTGATCCATCTGATATTTCTCAGCCCAACCCGGATGTGAAGAAGTATTACCTGCTGGGCAATTTCTCAGACCCTTCAAGCTCTGAGCTCCAGCATATTGCCACTCTCGATCTCGGCGATACCACCTACGGCGATCAGGCAGGAGAAGAGCTCAATCTCCAGCTCGATGAAACGTATTACTGGAGGGTTGATGAGGCAGTGGAGCAGAGCCCCGGCGTTCTTTATCCTGCCGGAGATCCGAACAATATTGTGGGCGGAACTTGGACTTTCACCGCGCAGTCTTCTGTGCCTGTAATAACTCAGCAGCCGGAAGACGTGCTTCTTGATGCCGAAGGCGATGACGGCGTGTTTGAAGCGGCTGCAGAAAGTGAGTCTCCAATGAGCTATGCTTGGTATAAATCCGATGACTTCGCAAACGATACCTTCGCTGATGATGTTCAGGTAGGCGGGAATTCAGCAGTACTCACTGTATCATCAGCTCAGATTGATGATGAAGGCTTCTACTACTGCGAACTGAACAACAGCAGCGGAACTCCGGTTTATACGTCGCCTGCAAGGCTTGCTGTTAAACGTCAGCTTGCCTACTGGACAATGGACGAGGAAGACTTCGACAGCACTTACTACCTCGATATGAGCACTGAAGACCCTGTAATGCACAATGCAGACCCCAACGGAACGCCCGCTTTTGTAAGCACAGGTATTCAGGGCGATGCGGTGAGCGTGGATTCAGTGAACAGCTATGCAGATGCCGGGACATTCGATCCATCCCGCTATTCCGATCAGATCACAATCAGTGCTTGGGTTCGCGCAGAAGGAACAATCTGGACAGGCGGCGGAAACGGAATCGTTACAAAAGCAGATGAATCTGGGCGGCGCTGGATGCTTATGATACGTTCTGGAGACGGCGGACACGCAGGTACAGGCTGGATTCGATTCTCCACCTACAACGGCGGCGATATATGGGTAGGCCCAGATGCTGCGCCGAAAGATGAGTGGACTCATATCGCAGCAGTTGTTGATGGAAGCGGCACAGGCAAAGTTTATCTAAACGGCATTCTTGCCGGCCAAGACAGCGGCTGGAACTGGGGTACAGCAGAATCTGCTAAGATATGGATCGGCAAACACTTTGCCGACACCTTCCCAGGTGATATTGATGATGTAAAGATTTACAACTACGCACTCTCCGAGCTCGATATTGCTCTTGAATATACCGGCATCACAGGCGAAAGCATCTGCCTTGAATCTCAAAGGCCTTCTTCGCAGTTTGATGTGAACGGAGACTGTATCGTGAATTTTGAAGATTTCACAGAATACGCAGCGCAGTGGCTTGATTGCGGTCTTGTACCGAGCTGTTTGGATTGA